From a single Haloarcula sp. DT43 genomic region:
- a CDS encoding thiolase family protein: MTDVVLVDGARTAHGDLLGGLSGRSAVELGGAAVEGLLDRTGLDHGVLDWVGLGNAVQAGVGQVPARQVVVESPLPDGVAATTLNEASGSGLRAVTTAVDRIEAGRAATCIAGGMESMSNAPYLVPDMRGGRRHGNGELVDAMIWDSLWDKQYDAHMGTLTEEFAAEHDISREAQDEYTRRSNHRAADAIEAGTFGEELVPVETADGLVTEDEGPRADTTVEQLAALPPAFVEGGTITAGNASKLSDGAGAVVLADAETVEREGMGPMAHVEDYAVSYRDPAEFSLAVADAVEELLERNDLAVADVEHFELNEAFAAQMVYVADELGIPSEKHNPLGGAVALGHPIGASGGILTTTLLYAMEREDHHRGVVGMSVGGGGAIAMSVVR, from the coding sequence ATGACCGACGTGGTTCTGGTCGACGGCGCACGCACCGCACACGGCGACCTGCTCGGGGGGCTCTCGGGGCGGTCCGCCGTCGAACTGGGCGGTGCGGCCGTCGAGGGGCTGCTCGACCGGACCGGACTCGACCACGGCGTGCTGGACTGGGTCGGCCTCGGCAACGCGGTTCAGGCCGGCGTCGGCCAGGTCCCCGCCCGACAGGTCGTCGTCGAGTCGCCGCTTCCCGACGGCGTGGCCGCGACGACGCTGAACGAGGCCTCGGGGTCCGGCCTGCGGGCGGTTACGACCGCCGTCGACCGCATCGAAGCGGGCCGCGCCGCGACCTGCATCGCCGGCGGCATGGAGTCGATGTCGAACGCGCCGTACCTCGTGCCGGACATGCGCGGCGGCCGACGGCACGGCAACGGCGAACTGGTCGACGCGATGATATGGGACTCCCTGTGGGACAAACAGTACGACGCCCACATGGGGACGCTGACCGAGGAGTTCGCCGCCGAACACGACATCAGCCGGGAGGCACAGGACGAGTACACCCGCCGGAGCAACCACCGGGCCGCCGACGCCATCGAGGCGGGGACGTTCGGCGAGGAGCTGGTGCCCGTCGAGACGGCGGACGGGCTCGTGACCGAGGACGAGGGACCGCGGGCCGACACCACGGTCGAGCAGTTGGCGGCGCTCCCGCCGGCCTTCGTCGAGGGCGGCACCATCACCGCCGGCAACGCCTCGAAGCTCTCGGACGGCGCGGGCGCGGTGGTGCTCGCCGACGCCGAGACCGTCGAGCGCGAGGGCATGGGGCCGATGGCTCACGTCGAGGACTACGCCGTGTCCTATCGCGACCCTGCAGAGTTCTCGCTGGCTGTCGCCGACGCCGTCGAGGAACTGCTGGAGCGCAACGACCTCGCCGTCGCCGACGTGGAGCACTTCGAACTCAACGAGGCCTTCGCCGCCCAGATGGTCTACGTCGCCGACGAACTGGGGATTCCCAGCGAGAAGCACAACCCGCTCGGCGGCGCGGTGGCGCTCGGTCACCCAATCGGGGCCAGCGGCGGCATCCTTACGACGACGCTGCTGTACGCGATGGAGCGCGAGGACCATCACCGCGGCGTGGTGGGGATGAGCGTCGGCGGTGGCGGCGCGATAGCGATGTCGGTCGTCCGGTAA
- a CDS encoding NAD(P)/FAD-dependent oxidoreductase, with amino-acid sequence MTDVVVAGGGLAGLVAARHLAESGRDVTVFEQAPEVGGRVRTVREDGYTFDRGFQVMFSAYPAAERELDIEALSPRTFTPGATIAGPNHRSVLSDPLRNPTAAPQTLLNTDVRTADKLRLFRLQRELAGVEPAELLSRGGQTIREYLADYGFSKRFVERFAAPFYGGITLDRSLGTDSSIFQYTYKMLSEGEIFVPAEGMQAMPRQLADRARSAGATIETDAAVTGLEAHEDEVTAEVGTETVTAESAVVATDPETAAKLTGIGAIPTEPVGCVTQYFALPTNRAPTTGKRIVLNAADDRPNTVAPLSAVASEYAPAGMELYSATFLGTPDASDADLADEVRDALRSWYPNASFEALEHLRTDRVPFSQFAQPPGYRESLPDPTAPDGNAVLAGDYTRWSSIQGALESGKVAADLLR; translated from the coding sequence ATGACAGATGTCGTCGTCGCCGGGGGCGGACTCGCCGGGCTGGTCGCCGCCCGGCACCTGGCCGAGTCGGGCCGTGACGTGACCGTCTTCGAACAGGCCCCGGAGGTCGGGGGCCGCGTCCGGACGGTCCGCGAGGACGGCTACACGTTCGACCGCGGGTTCCAGGTCATGTTTTCGGCCTACCCCGCGGCCGAGCGCGAACTCGACATCGAGGCGCTGTCCCCGCGCACCTTCACGCCGGGGGCGACAATCGCCGGCCCGAACCACCGCTCGGTGCTGTCGGACCCGCTTCGCAACCCCACGGCCGCGCCACAGACGCTGCTCAACACCGACGTGCGCACGGCCGACAAGCTCAGGCTGTTCCGGCTCCAGCGCGAACTGGCCGGCGTCGAGCCGGCCGAACTGCTCTCCCGTGGCGGGCAGACAATCCGGGAGTACCTCGCCGACTACGGGTTCTCGAAGCGGTTCGTCGAGCGGTTCGCCGCGCCCTTCTACGGCGGTATCACGCTCGACCGCTCGCTGGGGACCGACAGCAGCATCTTCCAGTACACCTACAAGATGCTGAGCGAGGGCGAGATATTCGTCCCCGCCGAGGGGATGCAGGCGATGCCGCGCCAGCTCGCCGACCGCGCTCGTTCGGCGGGCGCGACCATCGAGACCGACGCGGCCGTCACGGGCTTAGAGGCCCACGAGGACGAGGTCACGGCCGAGGTGGGCACGGAGACGGTGACGGCCGAGAGCGCCGTCGTCGCGACGGACCCGGAGACGGCGGCGAAGCTGACCGGCATCGGGGCGATTCCGACCGAGCCCGTCGGCTGTGTCACCCAGTACTTCGCGCTCCCGACGAACCGCGCGCCGACGACCGGCAAGCGTATCGTCCTCAACGCGGCCGACGACCGGCCCAACACCGTCGCGCCGCTGTCGGCGGTCGCCAGCGAGTACGCACCCGCCGGCATGGAGCTGTACAGCGCCACGTTCCTCGGGACGCCCGACGCGAGCGACGCTGACCTGGCCGACGAGGTCCGCGACGCGCTCCGGTCGTGGTACCCGAACGCGAGCTTCGAGGCGCTCGAACACCTCCGGACCGACCGGGTCCCGTTCTCGCAGTTCGCCCAGCCGCCGGGGTACCGGGAGTCGCTTCCGGACCCGACAGCGCCGGACGGGAACGCGGTGCTGGCCGGTGACTACACCCGCTGGTCGTCGATACAGGGCGCGCTGGAGAGCGGAAAAGTGGCCGCCGACCTGCTCCGATAA
- a CDS encoding SRPBCC family protein has protein sequence MERVSLTRTVPADPATVTDLMTDVAPFMRAAGFDEVTLDGDTLGITNRVGLFEIDLDLELVETDAVLRYEQRQGIFESMMTEYSVEAVDEGTDVTATTEYSALDLPVLGEMLDSTVISRQRTKELNRQFDWLIEQVD, from the coding sequence ATGGAGCGCGTCTCGCTGACCCGGACGGTCCCGGCCGACCCGGCGACAGTCACCGACCTGATGACCGACGTCGCGCCGTTCATGCGCGCGGCGGGGTTCGACGAGGTGACCCTCGACGGGGACACCCTCGGCATCACGAACCGCGTCGGGCTGTTCGAAATCGACCTCGACCTCGAACTCGTCGAGACCGACGCCGTGTTGCGGTACGAACAGCGCCAGGGCATCTTCGAGTCGATGATGACGGAGTACAGCGTCGAAGCCGTCGATGAGGGGACCGACGTGACGGCGACGACGGAGTACAGCGCCCTCGACCTCCCGGTGCTGGGCGAGATGCTCGACTCGACCGTCATCTCCCGCCAGCGCACGAAGGAACTCAACAGGCAGTTCGACTGGCTCATCGAGCAGGTGGACTAG
- a CDS encoding helix-turn-helix domain-containing protein, protein MSDSGIRVELSVDAPEACPVASVSDEAGAAVTDIARSSPDSDGQVIEEFTATDSDEATIEARGDMDKVFATGNGARYQFSRSRTDCACEAIETFDCPVADIRAEGGRLQLTFHAPDVDRVRAIVTRLKELYDGVSLRSMRRNGDVDPVDSILVDRSQLTDRQREVLETAVEMGYFEYPKGANAGDVAAELDISVSTFAEHLAAAQTKLLDSIIAE, encoded by the coding sequence ATGAGCGACTCCGGCATCAGAGTGGAACTATCGGTCGACGCCCCGGAGGCCTGTCCGGTGGCGAGCGTCTCGGACGAGGCGGGCGCGGCGGTGACCGACATCGCCAGAAGTAGCCCGGATTCGGACGGCCAGGTCATCGAGGAGTTCACCGCGACGGACAGCGACGAGGCGACAATCGAGGCACGGGGGGACATGGACAAGGTGTTCGCCACGGGCAACGGGGCGCGCTACCAGTTCTCGCGGTCCCGGACCGACTGCGCCTGTGAGGCCATCGAGACCTTCGACTGCCCGGTCGCGGACATCCGCGCCGAGGGCGGCCGGCTCCAGCTGACGTTTCACGCCCCCGACGTCGACCGGGTGCGCGCCATCGTGACGCGGCTGAAGGAACTGTACGACGGCGTCTCGCTCCGGTCGATGCGGCGCAACGGCGACGTGGACCCGGTCGACTCGATTCTGGTCGACCGGAGCCAGCTCACCGACCGCCAGCGGGAAGTGCTCGAAACGGCCGTCGAGATGGGCTACTTCGAGTACCCGAAGGGGGCCAACGCCGGCGACGTGGCGGCGGAACTGGACATCTCCGTCTCGACGTTCGCGGAACACCTCGCCGCCGCCCAGACGAAACTGCTCGACAGCATCATCGCGGAGTAG
- a CDS encoding metallophosphoesterase codes for MAVSYDDRALLLDGTLVVADLHVGRGTGGSLELPVGSGSDMVQRFQSLVERHDPDEVVVAGDLLHSFRTVPRSVESTVAGLKSACQGAGARLLVTPGNHDTMLDSVWDGPTEPEYRVGETVVCHGHEAPAADADRYVVGHDHPTISIEGQRRPCYLAGPGQYRGSDVVMLPSFNRLNAGVEVNEMRAGDFQSPLVTDADRLEPVVWDESGRETLSFPPLGEFRRML; via the coding sequence ATGGCAGTCAGCTACGACGACCGGGCGCTCCTGCTCGACGGCACGCTCGTCGTCGCGGACCTCCACGTCGGCCGCGGCACGGGCGGCTCCCTCGAACTCCCGGTCGGCTCCGGCTCCGACATGGTCCAGCGGTTCCAGTCGCTCGTGGAGCGCCACGACCCCGACGAGGTCGTCGTCGCGGGCGACCTGCTGCACTCGTTCCGGACCGTCCCCCGGTCGGTCGAGAGCACTGTTGCGGGGCTCAAAAGCGCCTGTCAGGGGGCTGGTGCCCGTCTCCTCGTAACGCCGGGCAACCACGACACGATGCTCGACAGCGTGTGGGACGGCCCGACTGAACCGGAGTACCGGGTCGGCGAGACGGTCGTCTGCCACGGCCACGAGGCCCCCGCGGCCGACGCTGACCGCTACGTCGTCGGGCACGACCATCCCACGATCTCCATCGAGGGCCAGCGCCGGCCCTGCTATCTCGCCGGGCCCGGCCAGTACCGCGGCAGCGACGTGGTGATGCTCCCGTCGTTCAACAGGCTGAACGCCGGCGTCGAGGTCAACGAGATGCGCGCCGGTGACTTCCAGTCCCCGCTGGTCACCGACGCCGACCGACTGGAGCCAGTGGTCTGGGACGAGAGCGGGCGCGAGACGCTGTCGTTCCCGCCGCTGGGGGAGTTCCGCCGCATGCTATAA
- a CDS encoding ArsR/SmtB family transcription factor, producing MEKALWYLLTATRGGANRARIIDALSDRPMNANELADELDVGYKTIRHHMEQLEEHGVVESGDESYARLYFLTDRFDNYRDTFEEIVEKMDE from the coding sequence ATGGAGAAAGCGCTCTGGTATCTGCTGACGGCGACGCGCGGCGGCGCCAACCGAGCGCGCATCATCGACGCCCTCTCGGACCGACCGATGAACGCGAACGAGCTCGCCGACGAACTGGACGTGGGCTACAAGACCATCAGACACCACATGGAACAGCTAGAAGAGCACGGCGTCGTTGAGTCCGGCGACGAGAGCTACGCCAGACTGTACTTCCTGACCGACCGGTTCGACAACTACCGCGACACCTTCGAGGAAATCGTGGAGAAGATGGACGAATGA
- a CDS encoding radical SAM protein, which produces MRGTLDLDRQPLVLIWEVTQACELACKHCRADAQPRRHPDELSTAEGKALLDQAREFGEGQLVVLSGGDPLARADLPELIDYGTEQGLRMTLTPSGTTSLTRDRLADLDDAGLRRLALSLDGGDGEAHDAFRGESGSFEATMEAAEAARDLDIPLQINTTVCAETVEQLPAIRDLVADLDAVLWSVFFLVPVGRGRLLTPIPPERAERVLEWLREVSDEASFGLKTTEAPHYRRVAIQNQDEGASGLKRRLGIRAGKGFAFVSHTGEVYPSGFLPESAGNVREESVVDIYRESSLFQQLRDDDALTGKCGACRYRSVCGGSRSRAYATTGDPLAADPLCDYRPEGFDGSVPDQHPAD; this is translated from the coding sequence ATGCGGGGGACCCTCGACCTCGACCGCCAGCCGCTGGTGCTGATATGGGAAGTGACCCAGGCCTGCGAACTGGCGTGCAAACACTGTCGGGCCGACGCCCAGCCCCGCCGCCATCCCGACGAACTGTCGACGGCGGAGGGGAAGGCGCTGTTGGACCAGGCCCGCGAGTTCGGCGAGGGCCAGCTCGTCGTCCTCTCCGGCGGGGACCCGCTCGCCCGTGCGGACCTCCCGGAACTCATCGATTACGGGACCGAGCAGGGCCTCCGGATGACGCTGACCCCAAGTGGGACGACCTCGCTGACGCGGGACCGGCTGGCCGACCTCGACGACGCCGGGCTCCGGCGGCTGGCGCTGTCGCTCGACGGTGGCGACGGCGAGGCGCACGACGCCTTCCGCGGCGAGTCCGGGAGCTTCGAGGCGACGATGGAGGCCGCCGAGGCGGCCCGGGACCTCGACATCCCGCTGCAGATAAACACCACCGTCTGCGCGGAGACGGTCGAGCAACTGCCGGCGATACGGGACCTCGTCGCGGACCTCGACGCGGTGCTGTGGTCGGTGTTCTTCCTCGTCCCGGTCGGCCGCGGGCGGCTGCTGACGCCGATTCCCCCCGAGCGGGCCGAGCGCGTGCTCGAGTGGCTCCGCGAGGTCAGCGACGAGGCGTCGTTCGGCCTCAAGACGACCGAAGCGCCCCACTACCGGCGCGTGGCGATACAGAACCAGGACGAGGGGGCCAGCGGGCTCAAGCGTCGACTGGGTATCCGCGCCGGCAAGGGCTTTGCCTTCGTGAGCCACACCGGCGAGGTGTACCCATCCGGATTCCTGCCGGAGTCGGCGGGCAACGTCCGGGAGGAGAGCGTCGTGGACATCTACCGGGAGTCGTCGCTGTTCCAGCAGCTCAGGGACGACGACGCGCTGACGGGCAAGTGCGGGGCCTGCCGGTACCGGTCGGTCTGTGGCGGCAGTCGGTCGCGGGCCTACGCGACGACGGGGGACCCGCTGGCGGCGGACCCGCTGTGTGACTACCGGCCCGAGGGGTTCGATGGGTCCGTTCCCGACCAGCACCCGGCAGATTGA
- a CDS encoding threonine synthase has product METTAAFRGLICTACGATTDSTADRCPDCGGVLVGDYDLPPLTPAALPDATGPSRYEPLRPFPRDATVTLGEGATPLVPVPDLADELGVDSVYVKDEGRNPTASLGDRKLSLSVTAATQRGAERVVTPSTGNGAQASAAYAARAGVESKGFVPSRCPFLNKAMVNVHGGDMRVVEGRYDDAVSAFDEELAGADGDWVPVAPGHPFRVEGAKSVAFETTDDLGWAAPDAVVHPTGHGETVVGLERGFRAAVDSGLADSVPRIYAAQPDSAAAIADAAREGDDEPTTVEHPDTIVGPLEVPDPAAGTAALDSLERSGGGGVAVPDKDILAGAVDGCEMGPETGATGGTAVAGARALSDDGAFDGDDVVVLVNPVAGSKEADLLRSHLMSQGI; this is encoded by the coding sequence ATGGAGACGACTGCGGCGTTTCGCGGCCTCATCTGCACGGCGTGTGGCGCAACAACCGACAGCACGGCCGACCGCTGTCCCGACTGCGGCGGGGTCCTCGTCGGCGACTACGACCTCCCGCCCCTGACGCCCGCGGCGCTACCCGACGCGACGGGGCCGAGTCGGTACGAACCGCTGCGACCGTTCCCGCGCGACGCGACGGTGACGCTCGGCGAGGGGGCGACGCCGCTCGTCCCGGTCCCGGACCTGGCCGACGAACTCGGCGTCGACTCGGTGTACGTCAAAGACGAGGGACGCAATCCGACGGCCTCGCTGGGCGACCGCAAGCTCTCGCTGTCGGTCACCGCCGCCACGCAGCGCGGGGCCGAGCGCGTCGTGACGCCCTCGACGGGCAACGGCGCACAGGCCAGCGCCGCCTACGCGGCCCGCGCCGGCGTCGAGTCGAAGGGCTTCGTTCCCTCGCGGTGTCCGTTCCTCAACAAGGCGATGGTGAACGTCCACGGCGGCGACATGCGCGTCGTCGAGGGCCGCTACGACGACGCTGTCTCGGCCTTCGACGAGGAACTGGCCGGGGCCGACGGGGACTGGGTTCCCGTCGCGCCCGGCCACCCCTTCCGCGTCGAGGGGGCCAAGTCCGTCGCCTTCGAGACCACCGACGACCTCGGCTGGGCGGCTCCCGACGCGGTGGTCCACCCCACCGGCCACGGCGAGACGGTCGTCGGCCTCGAACGCGGGTTCCGGGCGGCGGTCGACAGCGGCCTCGCGGACTCGGTCCCGCGAATCTACGCCGCACAGCCGGATTCAGCGGCCGCCATCGCCGACGCCGCACGCGAGGGCGACGACGAGCCGACGACGGTCGAGCACCCCGACACCATCGTCGGCCCGCTCGAAGTCCCCGACCCCGCGGCCGGCACGGCGGCGCTGGACTCGCTGGAGCGCTCGGGCGGGGGCGGCGTGGCCGTCCCGGACAAGGACATCCTGGCCGGTGCCGTTGACGGCTGCGAGATGGGGCCGGAAACGGGCGCGACCGGCGGGACGGCCGTCGCCGGTGCGCGGGCGCTTTCCGACGACGGTGCCTTCGACGGCGACGACGTGGTCGTCCTCGTGAACCCCGTCGCCGGCAGCAAGGAGGCGGACCTGCTGCGGAGTCACCTCATGAGCCAGGGTATCTGA
- a CDS encoding pyridoxal phosphate-dependent aminotransferase yields MTGFSRRVEQVSISGIREVFEAAGEDAINLGLGQPDFPTPDHAREAAVEAIRSGKVDAYTSNKGTEALREAIAAKHARDNDLDVDPEDIIATSGGSEALHIALEAHVDAGEEVIFPDPGFVSYDALTHLAGGTPRPVPLRDDLTMAPETVEEAITDDTAAFVVNSPANPTGAVQSPEDMRAFARIADEHDVLCISDEVYEHQVFEGEHRSPAEFSETGNVVVVNACSKAYSMTGWRLGWVTGANDRIERMLRVHQYAQACASAPAQYAAEAALRGPQDPVAEMRAAFEERRDVLLDGLESMGLDCPTPKGAFYAMPKVPEGWVDEVIDRGVVVVPGEAFGEHGAGYARISYATDMETLKEAIEVMADATAAVR; encoded by the coding sequence ATGACAGGGTTCTCTCGACGAGTCGAGCAGGTATCGATTTCGGGCATCCGCGAAGTGTTCGAGGCCGCCGGCGAGGACGCCATCAACCTCGGGCTGGGTCAGCCGGACTTCCCGACGCCGGACCACGCCCGCGAGGCGGCCGTCGAAGCCATCCGGAGCGGGAAGGTCGACGCCTACACGTCGAACAAGGGGACCGAGGCGCTGCGCGAGGCCATCGCCGCCAAACACGCCCGGGACAACGACCTCGACGTGGACCCGGAGGACATCATCGCCACGTCGGGCGGGAGCGAGGCGCTGCACATCGCGCTCGAGGCCCACGTCGACGCGGGCGAAGAGGTCATCTTCCCCGACCCCGGCTTCGTCTCCTACGACGCGCTCACGCACCTCGCCGGCGGGACGCCGCGGCCGGTTCCGCTGCGCGACGACCTGACGATGGCCCCCGAGACGGTCGAGGAAGCCATCACGGACGACACGGCGGCGTTCGTCGTGAACTCGCCCGCGAATCCCACGGGCGCGGTGCAGTCGCCCGAGGACATGCGGGCGTTCGCCCGCATCGCCGACGAGCACGACGTGCTGTGTATCTCCGACGAGGTGTACGAACACCAGGTGTTCGAGGGCGAGCACCGCTCCCCGGCGGAGTTCAGCGAGACGGGCAACGTCGTCGTGGTCAACGCCTGCTCGAAGGCGTACTCGATGACTGGCTGGCGACTCGGCTGGGTCACCGGCGCGAACGACCGTATCGAGCGGATGCTGCGCGTCCACCAGTACGCACAGGCCTGCGCGTCGGCCCCCGCGCAGTACGCTGCCGAGGCGGCGCTGCGCGGGCCACAAGACCCCGTGGCGGAGATGCGAGCGGCGTTCGAAGAGCGCCGAGACGTCTTGCTAGACGGGCTCGAATCCATGGGACTCGACTGTCCCACGCCGAAAGGCGCGTTCTACGCGATGCCGAAGGTCCCCGAGGGCTGGGTCGACGAGGTCATCGACCGCGGCGTCGTCGTCGTCCCCGGCGAGGCCTTCGGCGAACACGGCGCGGGCTACGCCCGAATCTCCTATGCGACGGACATGGAGACGCTGAAAGAGGCTATCGAGGTCATGGCCGACGCGACGGCGGCCGTCCGCTGA
- a CDS encoding DUF7839 domain-containing protein: MVDVLENKRAATRFRVLVEIAERQPAVSQGEIAEAVGVTSQAVSEYIRELVDDGLVEKEGRSRYRVTKEGVDWVFQSATDVRRFADHVTDDVLGSVQEDAAIATADLAEGETVTLSLADGLLHAHPGGGDATGVTTTSAAEGEVVGVTGFEGVIDLDPGHVSVIQVPPVRSGPVENVDDIAAACADVPIVTAAGVEAVVALRNAEVEPTTHFAAGEVAAAAASRGLDAVVVATQDTVGRVTDALRDASVDYDVTQ, encoded by the coding sequence ATGGTCGACGTCCTGGAGAACAAGCGGGCCGCGACGCGGTTTCGGGTCCTCGTGGAGATCGCCGAGCGCCAGCCCGCTGTGAGTCAGGGCGAAATCGCCGAGGCTGTCGGCGTGACGAGCCAGGCCGTCAGCGAGTACATCCGCGAACTCGTCGACGACGGCCTGGTCGAGAAGGAGGGGCGGTCCCGCTACCGCGTCACCAAGGAGGGCGTCGACTGGGTGTTCCAGTCCGCGACCGACGTGCGCCGGTTCGCCGACCACGTCACCGACGACGTGCTCGGCAGCGTCCAAGAGGACGCCGCCATCGCTACGGCGGACCTGGCGGAGGGCGAGACGGTCACGCTCTCGCTGGCCGACGGCCTGCTACACGCCCACCCCGGCGGCGGCGACGCGACGGGCGTGACGACGACCAGCGCCGCGGAAGGCGAGGTCGTCGGCGTCACCGGCTTCGAGGGCGTCATCGACCTCGACCCCGGCCACGTCAGCGTCATCCAGGTCCCGCCGGTCCGGTCGGGGCCGGTCGAGAACGTCGACGACATCGCCGCGGCCTGCGCCGACGTGCCAATCGTCACCGCCGCCGGGGTCGAGGCCGTCGTCGCGCTCCGGAACGCCGAGGTTGAGCCGACGACGCACTTCGCGGCGGGCGAGGTGGCCGCCGCCGCCGCGTCCAGGGGACTGGACGCCGTCGTCGTGGCCACGCAGGACACCGTCGGGCGCGTGACCGACGCGCTCCGGGACGCGAGCGTCGACTACGACGTGACGCAGTGA
- a CDS encoding spondin domain-containing protein has protein sequence MSSDESTAADARLSRRGFLAAGTAVGLGAIGIGATAAQNDAQSTSRTFTVRIENVSDGSTLDTTDGTKPVPLSPGAYAVHTRDEPMFSAGHPERDNGLEEIAEDGMPGRLVESLHARDTVLESGAFTTPVGADGPAPIGPGDAYEFTVEAASGRPTQYLSLVTMFIQSNDLFYALGGAAGMALFTGDGNAPVAGDVTDRAGLWDAGTEVNEEPGVGGDQAPRQRGANVGLVERGTVAPIADVNGYDYPATEDVIRVRITPNETG, from the coding sequence ATGAGTTCAGACGAATCCACAGCCGCCGACGCCCGCTTGAGTCGCCGCGGGTTCCTGGCCGCGGGGACCGCGGTCGGCCTCGGTGCCATCGGCATCGGCGCGACGGCGGCACAGAACGACGCACAGTCGACGAGCAGGACCTTCACCGTCCGCATCGAGAACGTCTCCGACGGGTCGACGCTCGACACCACGGACGGGACGAAACCGGTTCCGCTCTCGCCCGGCGCCTACGCCGTCCACACGCGCGACGAGCCGATGTTCTCCGCTGGGCATCCCGAGCGCGACAACGGCCTTGAAGAGATCGCCGAGGACGGGATGCCCGGCCGCCTCGTAGAGTCGCTGCACGCCCGCGACACCGTGCTCGAAAGCGGCGCGTTCACGACCCCGGTCGGTGCCGACGGCCCCGCGCCCATCGGTCCCGGCGACGCCTACGAGTTCACTGTCGAGGCGGCGAGCGGCCGCCCGACGCAGTACCTCTCGCTGGTGACGATGTTCATCCAGTCCAACGACCTGTTCTACGCCCTCGGCGGAGCCGCCGGGATGGCGCTTTTCACCGGCGACGGGAACGCCCCGGTGGCCGGCGACGTGACCGACCGGGCCGGCCTCTGGGACGCCGGGACCGAGGTCAACGAGGAACCCGGCGTCGGAGGCGACCAGGCTCCCCGCCAGCGCGGCGCGAACGTCGGTCTCGTCGAACGCGGCACCGTCGCGCCCATCGCGGATGTCAACGGGTACGACTACCCGGCGACCGAGGACGTCATCAGAGTGCGGATCACGCCGAACGAAACCGGGTGA
- a CDS encoding CGCGG family putative rSAM-modified RiPP protein has translation MSRSHEDLPPVTTEVHDNSWSANLETPAHAEDPDVVVEQAIDAVEKTTAGNHVNLVSHADHGHPETYLFDALAAAFGESVSVEYVQQCGCGGHVTRVHREA, from the coding sequence ATGAGCCGTTCCCACGAGGACCTGCCGCCGGTCACGACCGAGGTGCACGACAACTCCTGGTCGGCGAACCTGGAGACGCCCGCACACGCCGAGGACCCCGACGTCGTCGTCGAGCAGGCCATCGACGCCGTCGAAAAGACGACGGCGGGGAACCACGTCAATCTGGTGAGCCATGCCGACCACGGCCACCCCGAGACGTACCTGTTCGACGCGCTGGCGGCGGCGTTCGGCGAGAGCGTCTCGGTGGAGTACGTCCAGCAGTGTGGCTGCGGGGGCCACGTCACCCGCGTCCACCGGGAGGCATAG
- a CDS encoding DUF2249 domain-containing protein encodes MHTDRETVRELDVRQVDGEPFGHIMDALDSVGEGETLRLVNSFEPVPLYDVLTRKGYQYDAEQVADGEWHVTIRPE; translated from the coding sequence ATGCACACGGACCGGGAGACCGTACGTGAACTCGACGTTCGACAGGTCGACGGGGAACCGTTCGGACACATCATGGACGCGCTGGACTCGGTCGGCGAGGGTGAGACGCTCCGGCTCGTGAACAGTTTCGAGCCGGTGCCGCTGTACGACGTGCTCACGAGGAAGGGGTACCAGTACGACGCCGAACAGGTCGCCGACGGGGAGTGGCACGTCACGATACGACCGGAGTGA